A window of the Vigna angularis cultivar LongXiaoDou No.4 chromosome 3, ASM1680809v1, whole genome shotgun sequence genome harbors these coding sequences:
- the LOC108325798 gene encoding uncharacterized protein LOC108325798 isoform X1: MPPEPLPWDRKDFFKERKHERSESLGSVARWRDSSHHRDFNRWGSAEFRRPPGHGKQGGWHLFSEDSGHGYAISRSSSDKILEEDSRPSISRGDGKYGRSSRENRGPFGQRDWRGHSWEPSNGTVNLPRRPQDMNNDQRAVDDALGYSSHPHSDFVNSWDPHHLKDQHEKIGSVNGLGTGSRSDRENSLGDWKPLKWTRSGSLSSRGSGFSHSSSSRSMGAADSLEEKAELQQKSAAANESHSGEAAACATSSVPSEDTASRKKPRLNWGEGLAKYEKKKVEVPDASANKDGPVLSASITEPCNFLSTSLVDKSPKVTGFSECASPATPSSVACSSSPGMDDKLFGKTTNVDNDVSNLTCSPAPLSENNLQRFSFNLEKFDMGSLNNLGSSIIELVQSDDPTSVDSGPMRSNAINKLLIWKADISKVLEKTESEIDLLENELKLLKSESGVTCPFAVSLGSQMVGSGEKSFEGHVGVSDQVTRPVPLNIVDDANTEKVPFSTNLHSVHENVKEEDIDSPGTATSKFVEPLPVSCGTGGGYVNFSQDLDSVPSAAVKYLIPCTARKDVIVPCVDGKTSLEVNDSMDILCGTIISSNKECANKASEVFDNLLPKDCCKIGRMGTSSDTCNQTLIREKFVEKKRLARFKERVIALKFRALHHLWKEDMRLLSIRKCRPKSHKKNELSVRTTCNGNQKNRSSIRSRFPFPAGNHLSLVPTSEIINFTSKLLSESQVKVQRNTLKMPALILDEKEKTISKFVTSNGLVEDPLAIEKERSLINPWTPQEREIFLEKFAVFGKNFRKIASFLDHKTTADCVEFYYKNHKSDCFEKLKKQDVGKLGKTYSAKTDLVASGKKWNRELNAASLEILSAASLMAGGIAGNKKIRAGSSLLGGYGKVKTSRVEDFIEKSGSFDILGDERETAAAADVLAGICGSLSSEAIGSCITSSVDAVEGSRDRKFLKVNPLYKLPLTPDVTQDVDDETCSDESCGEMDATDWTDDEKAAFLQAVSSFGKDFAKIARCVGTRSQEQCKVFFSKGRKCLGLDLMRPIPENVGSPVNDDANGGESDTDDACVVETGSMVETEKSGTKTDEDLPFYGTKTFNDDSNPVQARNMSAELDESKGTDGTEVDIEDANVVSDACAIDIDSKLGCDVSKFALCGSVSGQTTVIMSNSTEIRRDKANKLKSVPDTSSEPCEINSFVEDRMVVSEVSSGRPGNELERQRVSSPRCHDDRDSKQEADSGVIVDLKSPVHILSTMVNAPVSSFGNSCSGLTSSTENKHVAIGQPHTSPLSVDEHQASSNSFLQNTVASDIQCEKTASQDRLSSTCDIQVSTDEQPPITGISSDHVDTGSILQGYPMQAPIKKEMNDDMNCSSSAAELHLLSQKIEQPDDQTKKLQSLDSDKTSRNGDVKLFGKILTNPSSAQKHNVGAKGSEENGTHSHKFSKPSGVKFTGHNADGNLKILKFDCNDYVGLENVPMRSYGYWDGNRIQTGLSSLPDSAILLAKYPAAFSNYPTTPSAKLEQPSLQTFSKNNNEQLLNGSNAAVIDYQMFRRDGPKVQPFMVDVKHCQDVFSEMQRRNGFEAISSLQQQSRGVMGMNGVGRPGILVGGSCSGVSDPVAAIKMHYSNSDKYGGQSGSIAREDESWGGKGD, encoded by the exons ATGCCGCCTGAACCATTGCCTTGGGATCGAAAGGACTTCTTCAAGGAGAGGAAGCACGAGAGGTCTGAGTCACTTGGGTCAGTCGCCAGATGGAGGGATTCCTCGCACCACCGCGACTTCAATCGCTGGGGATCCGCCGAGTTTCGCAGACCGCCAG GGCATGGTAAGCAGGGCGGTTGGCACCTGTTTTCTGAGGACTCAGGTCATGGGTATGCAATTTCTCGGTCAAGCAGTGACAAGATCCTGGAGGAAGATAGTCGGCCCTCGATTTCACGAGGTGATGGGAAGTACGGCAGGAGCAGCAGGGAAAATAGAGGACCCTTTGGTCAGAGAGATTGGAGAGGGCATTCGTGGGAACCCTCCAATGGTACCGTGAATTTACCCAGAAGGCCGCAGGATATGAACAATGATCAGAGGGCTGTGGACGACGCCCTAGGATACTCTTCTCATCCACATTCCGATTTCGTGAACTCTTGGGATCCGCATCATCTTAAAGACCAGCATGAGAAGATAGGTAGTGTCAATGGGTTGGGAACTGGCTCCAGAAGTGACAGAGAGAACTCTCTGGGTGACTGGAAGCCGCTTAAATGGACCCGTTCTGGAAGCTTGTCTTCTCGAGGCTCGGGTTTTAGCCACTCAAGTAGCTCAAGGAGCATGGGAGCAGCGGATTCGCTTGAAGAGAAGGCTGAGTTGCAACAGAAAAGTGCAGCTGCTAATGAGTCACATTCAGGGGAAGCCGCTGCTTGTGCGACATCTTCTGTGCCATCTGAAGATACGGCTTCTAGAAAAAAGCCAAGGCTGAATTGGGGCGAGGGACTTGCAAAGTATGAGAAGAAAAAAGTCGAGGTGCCTGATGCAAGTGCAAACAAAGATGGTCCTGTCTTGTCTGCTAGTATCACCGAACCTTGTAATTTCCTCAGTACCAGCTTGGTTGACAAAAGTCCAAAAGTTACAGGATTTTCTGAATGTGCATCTCCTGCAACTCCATCTTCTGTCGCCTGCAGTTCCTCTCCTG GTATGGATGATAAATTATTTGGAAAGACTACAAATGTAGACAATGATGTTAGTAATTTGACTTGTTCACCCGCCCCTTTGTCGGAAAATAATTTGCAGAGGTTTTCCTTTAACTTAGAGAAATTTGATATGGGCTCCTTGAATAATTTGGGTTCTTCAATTATTGAGCTGGTACAATCTGATGATCCAACTTCTGTAGATTCTGGTCCAATGAGGTCCAATGCAATTAATAAGTTACTGATATGGAAAGCTGACATTTCAAAGGTGTTGGAGAAGACCGAATCTGAAATAGATTTACTTGAAAATGAACTGAAGTTGCTGAAATCTGAATCTGGTGTTACATGTCCATTTGCGGTATCCCTGGGCTCCCAGATGGTAGGTAGTGGTGAAAAATCCTTTGAAGGACATGTTGGAGTCTCTGATCAGGTCACCCGGCCGGTACCGTTGAATATTGTTGATGATGCCAATACAGAGAAAGTGCCATTCTCAACTAATTTACACAGTGTTCATGAAAATGTAAAGGAAGAGGATATTGATAGTCCTGGAACAGCTACTTCTAAATTTGTTGAGCCTCTGCCTGTTTCTTGTGGTACTGGAGGAGGATATGTTAATTTCTCCCAGGACTTGGATTCTGTTCCATCTGCAGCTGTGAAATACTTAATTCCCTGTACTGCTAGGAAAGATGTTATTGTACCTTGTGTTGATGGCAAGACTTCTTTGGAGGTAAATGATAGCATGGATATTTTATGTGGTACAATTATTTCTTCCAATAAAGAATGTGCCAACAAAGCTAGTGAGGTGTTTGATAATTTATTGCCCAAAGATTGTTGTAAGATTGGGAGGATGGGAACCAGCAGTGACACATGCAATCAGACCTTGATTAGGGAAAAGTTTGTTGAGAAAAAGCGACTTGCTAGGTTTAAGGAGAGAGTTATTGCACTTAAGTTCAGAGCTTTGCATCACTTGTGGAAAGAAGATATGCGTTTACTTTCTATCAGGAAATGCCGACCAAAATCTCACAAAAAGAATGAACTAAGTGTTCGAACTACCTGTAATGGTAACCAGAAGAACCGATCATCCATTCGATCACGTTTTCCCTTTCCTG CAGGAAATCATCTGAGCTTGGTTCCAACATCAGagattattaattttacaagCAAACTGCTTTCAGAATCTCAAGTTAAAGTGCAGAGGAACACTTTGAAGATGCCGGCATtaattttggatgaaaaagagaagacgaTTTCAAAGTTTGTAACTAGTAATGGGCTGGTTGAAGATCCATTGGCTATTGAGAAGGAAAGGTCTTTGATTAATCCTTGGACACCACAAGAGAGAGAAATTTTCTTGGAGAAATTTGCTGTCTTTGGAAAAAATTTTAGGAAAATTGCTTCTTTTCTTGACCACAAGACAACTGCTGACTGTGTTGAATTCTACTACAAAAATCATAAATCTGATTGTTTTGAGAAACTTAAGAAGCAAGATGTTGGTAAGCTGGGGAAGACATATTCAGCTAAAACTGACTTGGTGGCATCAGGTAAAAAATGGAATCGTGAATTGAATGCTGCTTCCCTTGAAATTTTGAGTGCAGCTTCGCTGATGGCAGGTGGCATTGCAGGTAATAAAAAAATCCGTGCAGGAAGCTCACTTTTGGGTGGATATGGTAAAGTAAAGACGTCGAGGGTTGAAGACTTCATTGAGAAATCAGGCAGTTTTGACATTCTTGGGGATGAAAGAGAGACTGCTGCTGCAGCTGATGTATTGGCAGGTATATGTGGTTCTCTTTCATCCGAGGCTATTGGTTCCTGCATAACAAGTTCTGTCGATGCAGTAGAAGGTAGCAGGGATAGGAAGTTCCTGAAAGTAAACCCTTTATACAAGCTGCCCTTGACACCAGATGTAACTCAGGATGTTGATGATGAGACTTGTTCGGATGAGAGCTGTGGTGAAATGGATGCTACAGACTGGACTGATGATGAGAAGGCTGCCTTTCTTCAGGCTGTATCTTCTTTTGGGAAAGATTTTGCCAAAATAGCTCGATGTGTTGGGACAAGGTCCCAAGAACAGTGCAAAGTTTTCTTCAGCAAAGGCCGCAAATGTCTTGGATTAGATCTCATGCGCCCAATACCTGAAAATGTTGGATCCCCAGTGAACGATGATGCAAATGGGGGTGAGAGTGACACTGATGATGCATGTGTCGTGGAGACAGGCTCAATGGTTGAAACTGAAAAGTCTGGCACTAAAACAGATGAGGACCTGCCTTTTTATGGAACAAAAACATTCAATGACGATTCCAATCCTGTGCAAGCTAGGAACATGTCTGCAGAATTAGATGAATCAAAGGGGACTGATGGGACTGAAGTAGATATTGAAGATGCAAATGTGGTTTCTGATGCATGTGCAATTGATATTGATTCTAAACTGGGCTGTGATGTTAGTAAATTTGCCTTGTGTGGTTCTGTCAGTGGACAAACAACTGTAATCATGTCGAATAGCACAGAAATTAGAAGAGATAAAGCTAATAAATTGAAATCTGTTCCAGATACAAGTAGTGAACCATGCGAGAttaattcttttgttgaggATAGAATGGTGGTTTCCGAGGTGTCTTCGGGAAGACCTGGTAATGAATTGGAGAGGCAGAGAGTGTCTTCACCCCGATGTCATGATGATAGAGATAGTAAACAAGAAGCTGATTCGGGTGTCATAGTTGATTTGAAAAGCCCTGTGCACATTCTAAGCACTATGGTAAATGCTCCCGTCTCGTCATTTGGAAATTCCTGTTCAGGATTGACTTCTAGTACTGAAAATAAGCACGTAGCCATTGGACAGCCTCATACCTCCCCGTTGTCTGTGGACGAACATCAAGcatcttcaaattcatttttacaaaatactGTTGCTTCTGATATTCAGTGTGAGAAAACAGCTAGCCAAGATAGACTATCTTCTACCTGTGATATTCAGGTTAGCACGGATGAGCAGCCCCCTATTACTGGGATTTCATCAGACCATGTTGATACCGGAAGTATTCTCCAGGGCTATCCCATGCAAGCTCCCATTAAGAAGGAGATGAATGATGATATGAACTGTAGCAGTTCAGCAGCAGAATTGCATCTTTTGTCCCAGAAGATTGAACAGCCTGATGATCAAACCAAAAAATTACAGTCGTTGGATTCAGATAAAACATCCAGAAATGGTGATGTCAAACTTTTTGGGAAGATACTAACCAATCCTTCATCAGCACAAAAACATAATGTGGGTGCTAAAGGTAGTGAAGAAAATGGTACCCACAGTCATAAGTTCAGCAAACCTTCTGGTGTGAAATTTACCGGACATAATGCAGATgggaatttgaaaattttgaagtttGACTGTAATGATTATGTTGGCCTTGAAAATGTTCCCATGAGGAGTTATGGTTATTGGGATGGGAACAGAATACAGACTGGACTCTCTTCTTTGCCAGATTCTGCTATCTTGCTAGCAAAGTATCCTGCAGCCTTCAGTAATTATCCCACCACACCTTCTGCCAAATTGGAGCAACCGTCATTGCAAACATTTTCCAAGAATAATAATGAACAGCTCCTAAATGGCAGTAATGCTGCCGTGATTGATTATCAGATGTTTAGAAGGGATGGTCCGAAAGTGCAGCCATTTATGGTAGATGTGAAGCACTGCCAGGATGTATTCTCTGAGATGCAGAGAAGAAATGGTTTTGAAGCAATCTCAAGTTTACAGCAGCAGAGCAGGGGAGTGATGGGAATGAATGGGGTTGGAAGACCGGGGATTCTTGTGGGAGGATCGTGCAGTGGTGTCTCAGATCCTGTGGCAGCAATCAAAATGCATTATTCCAATTCTGACAAGTATGGTGGTCAGTCTGGGAGTATTGCGAGAGAAGATGAATCATGGGGAGGGAAGGGGGACTGA
- the LOC108325798 gene encoding uncharacterized protein LOC108325798 isoform X4, giving the protein MPPEPLPWDRKDFFKERKHERSESLGSVARWRDSSHHRDFNRWGSAEFRRPPGHGKQGGWHLFSEDSGHGYAISRSSSDKILEEDSRPSISRGDGKYGRSSRENRGPFGQRDWRGHSWEPSNGTVNLPRRPQDMNNDQRAVDDALGYSSHPHSDFVNSWDPHHLKDQHEKIGSVNGLGTGSRSDRENSLGDWKPLKWTRSGSLSSRGSGFSHSSSSRSMGAADSLEEKAELQQKSAAANESHSGEAAACATSSVPSEDTASRKKPRLNWGEGLAKYEKKKVEVPDASANKDGPVLSASITEPCNFLSTSLVDKSPKVTGFSECASPATPSSVACSSSPGMDDKLFGKTTNVDNDVSNLTCSPAPLSENNLQRFSFNLEKFDMGSLNNLGSSIIELVQSDDPTSVDSGPMRSNAINKLLIWKADISKVLEKTESEIDLLENELKLLKSESGVTCPFAVSLGSQMVGSGEKSFEGHVGVSDQVTRPVPLNIVDDANTEKVPFSTNLHSVHENVKEEDIDSPGTATSKFVEPLPVSCGTGGGYVNFSQDLDSVPSAAVKYLIPCTARKDVIVPCVDGKTSLEVNDSMDILCGTIISSNKECANKASEVFDNLLPKDCCKIGRMGTSSDTCNQTLIREKFVEKKRLARFKERVIALKFRALHHLWKEDMRLLSIRKCRPKSHKKNELSVRTTCNGNQKNRSSIRSRFPFPGNHLSLVPTSEIINFTSKLLSESQVKVQRNTLKMPALILDEKEKTISKFVTSNGLVEDPLAIEKERSLINPWTPQEREIFLEKFAVFGKNFRKIASFLDHKTTADCVEFYYKNHKSDCFEKLKKQDVGKLGKTYSAKTDLVASGNKKIRAGSSLLGGYGKVKTSRVEDFIEKSGSFDILGDERETAAAADVLAGICGSLSSEAIGSCITSSVDAVEGSRDRKFLKVNPLYKLPLTPDVTQDVDDETCSDESCGEMDATDWTDDEKAAFLQAVSSFGKDFAKIARCVGTRSQEQCKVFFSKGRKCLGLDLMRPIPENVGSPVNDDANGGESDTDDACVVETGSMVETEKSGTKTDEDLPFYGTKTFNDDSNPVQARNMSAELDESKGTDGTEVDIEDANVVSDACAIDIDSKLGCDVSKFALCGSVSGQTTVIMSNSTEIRRDKANKLKSVPDTSSEPCEINSFVEDRMVVSEVSSGRPGNELERQRVSSPRCHDDRDSKQEADSGVIVDLKSPVHILSTMVNAPVSSFGNSCSGLTSSTENKHVAIGQPHTSPLSVDEHQASSNSFLQNTVASDIQCEKTASQDRLSSTCDIQVSTDEQPPITGISSDHVDTGSILQGYPMQAPIKKEMNDDMNCSSSAAELHLLSQKIEQPDDQTKKLQSLDSDKTSRNGDVKLFGKILTNPSSAQKHNVGAKGSEENGTHSHKFSKPSGVKFTGHNADGNLKILKFDCNDYVGLENVPMRSYGYWDGNRIQTGLSSLPDSAILLAKYPAAFSNYPTTPSAKLEQPSLQTFSKNNNEQLLNGSNAAVIDYQMFRRDGPKVQPFMVDVKHCQDVFSEMQRRNGFEAISSLQQQSRGVMGMNGVGRPGILVGGSCSGVSDPVAAIKMHYSNSDKYGGQSGSIAREDESWGGKGD; this is encoded by the exons ATGCCGCCTGAACCATTGCCTTGGGATCGAAAGGACTTCTTCAAGGAGAGGAAGCACGAGAGGTCTGAGTCACTTGGGTCAGTCGCCAGATGGAGGGATTCCTCGCACCACCGCGACTTCAATCGCTGGGGATCCGCCGAGTTTCGCAGACCGCCAG GGCATGGTAAGCAGGGCGGTTGGCACCTGTTTTCTGAGGACTCAGGTCATGGGTATGCAATTTCTCGGTCAAGCAGTGACAAGATCCTGGAGGAAGATAGTCGGCCCTCGATTTCACGAGGTGATGGGAAGTACGGCAGGAGCAGCAGGGAAAATAGAGGACCCTTTGGTCAGAGAGATTGGAGAGGGCATTCGTGGGAACCCTCCAATGGTACCGTGAATTTACCCAGAAGGCCGCAGGATATGAACAATGATCAGAGGGCTGTGGACGACGCCCTAGGATACTCTTCTCATCCACATTCCGATTTCGTGAACTCTTGGGATCCGCATCATCTTAAAGACCAGCATGAGAAGATAGGTAGTGTCAATGGGTTGGGAACTGGCTCCAGAAGTGACAGAGAGAACTCTCTGGGTGACTGGAAGCCGCTTAAATGGACCCGTTCTGGAAGCTTGTCTTCTCGAGGCTCGGGTTTTAGCCACTCAAGTAGCTCAAGGAGCATGGGAGCAGCGGATTCGCTTGAAGAGAAGGCTGAGTTGCAACAGAAAAGTGCAGCTGCTAATGAGTCACATTCAGGGGAAGCCGCTGCTTGTGCGACATCTTCTGTGCCATCTGAAGATACGGCTTCTAGAAAAAAGCCAAGGCTGAATTGGGGCGAGGGACTTGCAAAGTATGAGAAGAAAAAAGTCGAGGTGCCTGATGCAAGTGCAAACAAAGATGGTCCTGTCTTGTCTGCTAGTATCACCGAACCTTGTAATTTCCTCAGTACCAGCTTGGTTGACAAAAGTCCAAAAGTTACAGGATTTTCTGAATGTGCATCTCCTGCAACTCCATCTTCTGTCGCCTGCAGTTCCTCTCCTG GTATGGATGATAAATTATTTGGAAAGACTACAAATGTAGACAATGATGTTAGTAATTTGACTTGTTCACCCGCCCCTTTGTCGGAAAATAATTTGCAGAGGTTTTCCTTTAACTTAGAGAAATTTGATATGGGCTCCTTGAATAATTTGGGTTCTTCAATTATTGAGCTGGTACAATCTGATGATCCAACTTCTGTAGATTCTGGTCCAATGAGGTCCAATGCAATTAATAAGTTACTGATATGGAAAGCTGACATTTCAAAGGTGTTGGAGAAGACCGAATCTGAAATAGATTTACTTGAAAATGAACTGAAGTTGCTGAAATCTGAATCTGGTGTTACATGTCCATTTGCGGTATCCCTGGGCTCCCAGATGGTAGGTAGTGGTGAAAAATCCTTTGAAGGACATGTTGGAGTCTCTGATCAGGTCACCCGGCCGGTACCGTTGAATATTGTTGATGATGCCAATACAGAGAAAGTGCCATTCTCAACTAATTTACACAGTGTTCATGAAAATGTAAAGGAAGAGGATATTGATAGTCCTGGAACAGCTACTTCTAAATTTGTTGAGCCTCTGCCTGTTTCTTGTGGTACTGGAGGAGGATATGTTAATTTCTCCCAGGACTTGGATTCTGTTCCATCTGCAGCTGTGAAATACTTAATTCCCTGTACTGCTAGGAAAGATGTTATTGTACCTTGTGTTGATGGCAAGACTTCTTTGGAGGTAAATGATAGCATGGATATTTTATGTGGTACAATTATTTCTTCCAATAAAGAATGTGCCAACAAAGCTAGTGAGGTGTTTGATAATTTATTGCCCAAAGATTGTTGTAAGATTGGGAGGATGGGAACCAGCAGTGACACATGCAATCAGACCTTGATTAGGGAAAAGTTTGTTGAGAAAAAGCGACTTGCTAGGTTTAAGGAGAGAGTTATTGCACTTAAGTTCAGAGCTTTGCATCACTTGTGGAAAGAAGATATGCGTTTACTTTCTATCAGGAAATGCCGACCAAAATCTCACAAAAAGAATGAACTAAGTGTTCGAACTACCTGTAATGGTAACCAGAAGAACCGATCATCCATTCGATCACGTTTTCCCTTTCCTG GAAATCATCTGAGCTTGGTTCCAACATCAGagattattaattttacaagCAAACTGCTTTCAGAATCTCAAGTTAAAGTGCAGAGGAACACTTTGAAGATGCCGGCATtaattttggatgaaaaagagaagacgaTTTCAAAGTTTGTAACTAGTAATGGGCTGGTTGAAGATCCATTGGCTATTGAGAAGGAAAGGTCTTTGATTAATCCTTGGACACCACAAGAGAGAGAAATTTTCTTGGAGAAATTTGCTGTCTTTGGAAAAAATTTTAGGAAAATTGCTTCTTTTCTTGACCACAAGACAACTGCTGACTGTGTTGAATTCTACTACAAAAATCATAAATCTGATTGTTTTGAGAAACTTAAGAAGCAAGATGTTGGTAAGCTGGGGAAGACATATTCAGCTAAAACTGACTTGGTGGCATCAG GTAATAAAAAAATCCGTGCAGGAAGCTCACTTTTGGGTGGATATGGTAAAGTAAAGACGTCGAGGGTTGAAGACTTCATTGAGAAATCAGGCAGTTTTGACATTCTTGGGGATGAAAGAGAGACTGCTGCTGCAGCTGATGTATTGGCAGGTATATGTGGTTCTCTTTCATCCGAGGCTATTGGTTCCTGCATAACAAGTTCTGTCGATGCAGTAGAAGGTAGCAGGGATAGGAAGTTCCTGAAAGTAAACCCTTTATACAAGCTGCCCTTGACACCAGATGTAACTCAGGATGTTGATGATGAGACTTGTTCGGATGAGAGCTGTGGTGAAATGGATGCTACAGACTGGACTGATGATGAGAAGGCTGCCTTTCTTCAGGCTGTATCTTCTTTTGGGAAAGATTTTGCCAAAATAGCTCGATGTGTTGGGACAAGGTCCCAAGAACAGTGCAAAGTTTTCTTCAGCAAAGGCCGCAAATGTCTTGGATTAGATCTCATGCGCCCAATACCTGAAAATGTTGGATCCCCAGTGAACGATGATGCAAATGGGGGTGAGAGTGACACTGATGATGCATGTGTCGTGGAGACAGGCTCAATGGTTGAAACTGAAAAGTCTGGCACTAAAACAGATGAGGACCTGCCTTTTTATGGAACAAAAACATTCAATGACGATTCCAATCCTGTGCAAGCTAGGAACATGTCTGCAGAATTAGATGAATCAAAGGGGACTGATGGGACTGAAGTAGATATTGAAGATGCAAATGTGGTTTCTGATGCATGTGCAATTGATATTGATTCTAAACTGGGCTGTGATGTTAGTAAATTTGCCTTGTGTGGTTCTGTCAGTGGACAAACAACTGTAATCATGTCGAATAGCACAGAAATTAGAAGAGATAAAGCTAATAAATTGAAATCTGTTCCAGATACAAGTAGTGAACCATGCGAGAttaattcttttgttgaggATAGAATGGTGGTTTCCGAGGTGTCTTCGGGAAGACCTGGTAATGAATTGGAGAGGCAGAGAGTGTCTTCACCCCGATGTCATGATGATAGAGATAGTAAACAAGAAGCTGATTCGGGTGTCATAGTTGATTTGAAAAGCCCTGTGCACATTCTAAGCACTATGGTAAATGCTCCCGTCTCGTCATTTGGAAATTCCTGTTCAGGATTGACTTCTAGTACTGAAAATAAGCACGTAGCCATTGGACAGCCTCATACCTCCCCGTTGTCTGTGGACGAACATCAAGcatcttcaaattcatttttacaaaatactGTTGCTTCTGATATTCAGTGTGAGAAAACAGCTAGCCAAGATAGACTATCTTCTACCTGTGATATTCAGGTTAGCACGGATGAGCAGCCCCCTATTACTGGGATTTCATCAGACCATGTTGATACCGGAAGTATTCTCCAGGGCTATCCCATGCAAGCTCCCATTAAGAAGGAGATGAATGATGATATGAACTGTAGCAGTTCAGCAGCAGAATTGCATCTTTTGTCCCAGAAGATTGAACAGCCTGATGATCAAACCAAAAAATTACAGTCGTTGGATTCAGATAAAACATCCAGAAATGGTGATGTCAAACTTTTTGGGAAGATACTAACCAATCCTTCATCAGCACAAAAACATAATGTGGGTGCTAAAGGTAGTGAAGAAAATGGTACCCACAGTCATAAGTTCAGCAAACCTTCTGGTGTGAAATTTACCGGACATAATGCAGATgggaatttgaaaattttgaagtttGACTGTAATGATTATGTTGGCCTTGAAAATGTTCCCATGAGGAGTTATGGTTATTGGGATGGGAACAGAATACAGACTGGACTCTCTTCTTTGCCAGATTCTGCTATCTTGCTAGCAAAGTATCCTGCAGCCTTCAGTAATTATCCCACCACACCTTCTGCCAAATTGGAGCAACCGTCATTGCAAACATTTTCCAAGAATAATAATGAACAGCTCCTAAATGGCAGTAATGCTGCCGTGATTGATTATCAGATGTTTAGAAGGGATGGTCCGAAAGTGCAGCCATTTATGGTAGATGTGAAGCACTGCCAGGATGTATTCTCTGAGATGCAGAGAAGAAATGGTTTTGAAGCAATCTCAAGTTTACAGCAGCAGAGCAGGGGAGTGATGGGAATGAATGGGGTTGGAAGACCGGGGATTCTTGTGGGAGGATCGTGCAGTGGTGTCTCAGATCCTGTGGCAGCAATCAAAATGCATTATTCCAATTCTGACAAGTATGGTGGTCAGTCTGGGAGTATTGCGAGAGAAGATGAATCATGGGGAGGGAAGGGGGACTGA